A single Macaca mulatta isolate MMU2019108-1 chromosome 11, T2T-MMU8v2.0, whole genome shotgun sequence DNA region contains:
- the PUS7L gene encoding pseudouridylate synthase PUS7L isoform X2 has protein sequence MLSTEPRHYYRRMEEDTDYRIRFSSLCFFNDHIGFHGTIKSSPSDFIVIEIDEQGQLVNKTINEPIFKISEIQPEPNNFPKKTKLDLQNLSFEDGRNQEVNTLVKYTDGDQNHPSGSEKEDTISDGTSKCEEKADVLSSFLDEKTHELLNNFACDIKEKWLSETELIGLPLEFSIGRILDKNQRASLHSAIRQKFPFLITVGKNSEIVVKPNLEYKELCHLVSEEEAFNFFKYLDAKKENSKFTFKPDANKDHRKAVHHFVNKKFGNLVETKSFSEMNCSTGNPNVVITVRFREKAHRRGKRPLPECQEGNVIYTAFTLRKENLEMFEAIGFLAIKLGVIPSDFSYAGLKDKKAITYQAMVVRKVTPERLKNIEKEIEKKRMNVFNIRSVDDSLRLGQLKGNHFDIVIRNLKKQINDSANLRERIMEAIENVKMKAIKLFLTPEDLDDPVNRAKKYFLQTEDAKGTLSLMPEFKARERALLEALHRFGMTEEGCIQAWFSLPHSMRIFYVHAYTSKIWNEAVSYRLATYGARVVEGDLVCLDEDIDDENFPNSKVHLVTEEEGSANMYAIHQVVLPILGYNIQYPKNKVGQWYHDILSRDGLQTCRFKVPTLKLNVPGCYRQILKHPRNLSYQLMEDHDIDVKMKGSHIDETALSLLISFDLDASCYATVCLKEIMKHDVLN, from the exons ATGCTTTCCACTGAACCGAG gcaTTATTATAGAAGAATGGAAGAAGATACAGATTATAGAATCAGATTTagttctttgtgtttctttaatgATCATATTGGATTTCATGGCACTATAAAAAGCTCACCAAGTGACTTTATTGTTATTGAAATTGATGAACAGGGACAATTAGTTAATAAGACCATCAATGAGCCTATTTTCAAGATTAGTGAAATACAACCTGAGCCAAATAATtttcccaaaaaaacaaaactagatcTTCAAAATCTGtcctttgaagatggaagaaaccAAGAAGTTAATACTTTGGTTAAGTACACTGATGGTGACCAAAATCATCCGTCTGGTTCAGAAAAGGAAGATACTATCAGTGATGGAACTTCCAAATGTGAAGAAAAAGCTGATGTTTTAAGCTCCTTTTTAGATGAAAAAACTCATGAGTTACTGAATAATTTTGCCTGTGATATAAAAGAGAAGTGGCTTTCTGAAACAGAGCTAATTGGACTACCTCTTGAATTCTCAATAGGCAGAATCCTTGACAAAAACCAGAGGGCTAGTTTACATAGTGCCATTAGgcagaaatttccatttttaataactGTAGGAAAAAACAGTGAAATTGTTGTAAAACCAAATCTTGAGTATAAAGAACTTTGTCATTTGGTATCTGAAGAGGAAGCATTTAACTTTTTTAAGTATTTGGATGCgaagaaagaaaattccaaatTTACCTTTAAACCTGATGCAAACAAAGACCACAGAAAAGCTGTCCACCATTTTGTCAACAAAAAGTTCGGAAACCTTGTGGAAACCAAAtctttttctgagatgaattGCAGTACTGGTAATCCGAATGTGGTGATAACAGTAAGATTTCGGGAAAAAGCACACAGGCGTGGGAAAAGGCCTCTTCCTGAATGCCAAGAAGGAAATGTTATTTATACag cttTTACCCTACGAAAGGAAAACCTGGAAATGTTTGAAGCAATTGGTTTTTTAGCTATCAAACTTGGTGTTATTCCTTCGGATTTTAGTTATGCAGGCCTTAAAGACAAGAAAGCCATCACCTATCAAGCAATGGTTGTTAGAAAAGTGACTCCAGAGAG gttgaaaaatattgaaaaagaaattgaaaagaaaagaatgaatgtcTTTAATATTCGGTCTGTAGATGATTCCCTGAGACTTGGTCAGCTCAAAGGAAATCACTTTGATATTGtgattagaaatttaaaaaaacaaataaatgattcTGCAAACCTGAGAGAGAGAATTATGGAAGCAATAGAAAATGTTAAG ATGAAAGCCATAAAATTGTTTCTTACACCAGAAGACTTGGATGATCCTGTAAATAGAGCAAAGAAGTATTTTCTTCAAACTG AGGATGCTAAAGGCACGCTTTCCTTAATGCCTGAATTCAAAGCGCGGGAGAGAGCATTGTTGGAGGCATTGCATCGCTTTGGCATGACCGAGGAAGGTTGTATCCAGGCATGGTTCTCTTTACCCCATTCCATGCGCATATTCTATGTTCACGCATATACCAGCAAAATTTGGAATGAGGCAGTATCTTACAGACTTGCAACCTATGGAGCAAGAGTAGTGGAGGGTGATTTGGTCTGTTTGGATGAAGATATTGATGACGAGAATTTCCCAAATAGTAAA GTTCACCTGGTAACTGAAGAGGAGGGATCAGCTAATATGTATGCAATACATCAG GTGGTTCTTCCAATACTTGGATACAATATTCAGTATCCAAAGAACAAGGTAGGGCAGTGGTACCATGACATACTTAGCAGAGATGGACTACAGACATGTAGGTTTAAAGTACCTACTCTGAAACTGAATGTACCAGGATGCTATAGACAGATTTTGAAACATCCCCGTAATCTCTCATACCAACTAATGGAAGATCATGACATTGATGTCAAAATGAAAGGTTCCCACATTGATGAAACagctttgtctcttttgatctcttTTGATCTTGATGCTTCATGCTATGCTACCGTTTGTCTGAAGGAAATAATGAAGCATGACGTTTTAAACTGA
- the PUS7L gene encoding pseudouridylate synthase PUS7L isoform X1, whose product MLSTEPRHYYRRMEEDTDYRIRFSSLCFFNDHIGFHGTIKSSPSDFIVIEIDEQGQLVNKTINEPIFKISEIQPEPNNFPKKTKLDLQNLSFEDGRNQEVNTLVKYTDGDQNHPSGSEKEDTISDGTSKCEEKADVLSSFLDEKTHELLNNFACDIKEKWLSETELIGLPLEFSIGRILDKNQRASLHSAIRQKFPFLITVGKNSEIVVKPNLEYKELCHLVSEEEAFNFFKYLDAKKENSKFTFKPDANKDHRKAVHHFVNKKFGNLVETKSFSEMNCSTGNPNVVITVRFREKAHRRGKRPLPECQEGNVIYTAFTLRKENLEMFEAIGFLAIKLGVIPSDFSYAGLKDKKAITYQAMVVRKVTPERLKNIEKEIEKKRMNVFNIRSVDDSLRLGQLKGNHFDIVIRNLKKQINDSANLRERIMEAIENVKKKGFVNYYGPQRFGKGRKVHTDQIGLALLKNEMMKAIKLFLTPEDLDDPVNRAKKYFLQTEDAKGTLSLMPEFKARERALLEALHRFGMTEEGCIQAWFSLPHSMRIFYVHAYTSKIWNEAVSYRLATYGARVVEGDLVCLDEDIDDENFPNSKVHLVTEEEGSANMYAIHQVVLPILGYNIQYPKNKVGQWYHDILSRDGLQTCRFKVPTLKLNVPGCYRQILKHPRNLSYQLMEDHDIDVKMKGSHIDETALSLLISFDLDASCYATVCLKEIMKHDVLN is encoded by the exons ATGCTTTCCACTGAACCGAG gcaTTATTATAGAAGAATGGAAGAAGATACAGATTATAGAATCAGATTTagttctttgtgtttctttaatgATCATATTGGATTTCATGGCACTATAAAAAGCTCACCAAGTGACTTTATTGTTATTGAAATTGATGAACAGGGACAATTAGTTAATAAGACCATCAATGAGCCTATTTTCAAGATTAGTGAAATACAACCTGAGCCAAATAATtttcccaaaaaaacaaaactagatcTTCAAAATCTGtcctttgaagatggaagaaaccAAGAAGTTAATACTTTGGTTAAGTACACTGATGGTGACCAAAATCATCCGTCTGGTTCAGAAAAGGAAGATACTATCAGTGATGGAACTTCCAAATGTGAAGAAAAAGCTGATGTTTTAAGCTCCTTTTTAGATGAAAAAACTCATGAGTTACTGAATAATTTTGCCTGTGATATAAAAGAGAAGTGGCTTTCTGAAACAGAGCTAATTGGACTACCTCTTGAATTCTCAATAGGCAGAATCCTTGACAAAAACCAGAGGGCTAGTTTACATAGTGCCATTAGgcagaaatttccatttttaataactGTAGGAAAAAACAGTGAAATTGTTGTAAAACCAAATCTTGAGTATAAAGAACTTTGTCATTTGGTATCTGAAGAGGAAGCATTTAACTTTTTTAAGTATTTGGATGCgaagaaagaaaattccaaatTTACCTTTAAACCTGATGCAAACAAAGACCACAGAAAAGCTGTCCACCATTTTGTCAACAAAAAGTTCGGAAACCTTGTGGAAACCAAAtctttttctgagatgaattGCAGTACTGGTAATCCGAATGTGGTGATAACAGTAAGATTTCGGGAAAAAGCACACAGGCGTGGGAAAAGGCCTCTTCCTGAATGCCAAGAAGGAAATGTTATTTATACag cttTTACCCTACGAAAGGAAAACCTGGAAATGTTTGAAGCAATTGGTTTTTTAGCTATCAAACTTGGTGTTATTCCTTCGGATTTTAGTTATGCAGGCCTTAAAGACAAGAAAGCCATCACCTATCAAGCAATGGTTGTTAGAAAAGTGACTCCAGAGAG gttgaaaaatattgaaaaagaaattgaaaagaaaagaatgaatgtcTTTAATATTCGGTCTGTAGATGATTCCCTGAGACTTGGTCAGCTCAAAGGAAATCACTTTGATATTGtgattagaaatttaaaaaaacaaataaatgattcTGCAAACCTGAGAGAGAGAATTATGGAAGCAATAGAAAATGTTAAG AAAAAAGGCTTTGTGAATTACTATGGACCACAGAGAtttgggaagggaaggaaagttCACACAGACCAAATTGGACTAGCTTTGCTGAAGAATGAAATG ATGAAAGCCATAAAATTGTTTCTTACACCAGAAGACTTGGATGATCCTGTAAATAGAGCAAAGAAGTATTTTCTTCAAACTG AGGATGCTAAAGGCACGCTTTCCTTAATGCCTGAATTCAAAGCGCGGGAGAGAGCATTGTTGGAGGCATTGCATCGCTTTGGCATGACCGAGGAAGGTTGTATCCAGGCATGGTTCTCTTTACCCCATTCCATGCGCATATTCTATGTTCACGCATATACCAGCAAAATTTGGAATGAGGCAGTATCTTACAGACTTGCAACCTATGGAGCAAGAGTAGTGGAGGGTGATTTGGTCTGTTTGGATGAAGATATTGATGACGAGAATTTCCCAAATAGTAAA GTTCACCTGGTAACTGAAGAGGAGGGATCAGCTAATATGTATGCAATACATCAG GTGGTTCTTCCAATACTTGGATACAATATTCAGTATCCAAAGAACAAGGTAGGGCAGTGGTACCATGACATACTTAGCAGAGATGGACTACAGACATGTAGGTTTAAAGTACCTACTCTGAAACTGAATGTACCAGGATGCTATAGACAGATTTTGAAACATCCCCGTAATCTCTCATACCAACTAATGGAAGATCATGACATTGATGTCAAAATGAAAGGTTCCCACATTGATGAAACagctttgtctcttttgatctcttTTGATCTTGATGCTTCATGCTATGCTACCGTTTGTCTGAAGGAAATAATGAAGCATGACGTTTTAAACTGA
- the PUS7L gene encoding pseudouridylate synthase PUS7L isoform X4 translates to MLFIQGLTLSPRLECSGTIVACYSLNLLGSSSLPTSASWVAVMTAFTLRKENLEMFEAIGFLAIKLGVIPSDFSYAGLKDKKAITYQAMVVRKVTPERLKNIEKEIEKKRMNVFNIRSVDDSLRLGQLKGNHFDIVIRNLKKQINDSANLRERIMEAIENVKKKGFVNYYGPQRFGKGRKVHTDQIGLALLKNEMMKAIKLFLTPEDLDDPVNRAKKYFLQTEDAKGTLSLMPEFKARERALLEALHRFGMTEEGCIQAWFSLPHSMRIFYVHAYTSKIWNEAVSYRLATYGARVVEGDLVCLDEDIDDENFPNSKVHLVTEEEGSANMYAIHQVVLPILGYNIQYPKNKVGQWYHDILSRDGLQTCRFKVPTLKLNVPGCYRQILKHPRNLSYQLMEDHDIDVKMKGSHIDETALSLLISFDLDASCYATVCLKEIMKHDVLN, encoded by the exons ATGTTATTTATACag ggtctcactctttcacccaggctggagtgcagtggcaccatagTGGCTtgctacagcctcaacctcctaggctcaagcagtcttcccacctcagcctcctgggtagctgtgatgacag cttTTACCCTACGAAAGGAAAACCTGGAAATGTTTGAAGCAATTGGTTTTTTAGCTATCAAACTTGGTGTTATTCCTTCGGATTTTAGTTATGCAGGCCTTAAAGACAAGAAAGCCATCACCTATCAAGCAATGGTTGTTAGAAAAGTGACTCCAGAGAG gttgaaaaatattgaaaaagaaattgaaaagaaaagaatgaatgtcTTTAATATTCGGTCTGTAGATGATTCCCTGAGACTTGGTCAGCTCAAAGGAAATCACTTTGATATTGtgattagaaatttaaaaaaacaaataaatgattcTGCAAACCTGAGAGAGAGAATTATGGAAGCAATAGAAAATGTTAAG AAAAAAGGCTTTGTGAATTACTATGGACCACAGAGAtttgggaagggaaggaaagttCACACAGACCAAATTGGACTAGCTTTGCTGAAGAATGAAATG ATGAAAGCCATAAAATTGTTTCTTACACCAGAAGACTTGGATGATCCTGTAAATAGAGCAAAGAAGTATTTTCTTCAAACTG AGGATGCTAAAGGCACGCTTTCCTTAATGCCTGAATTCAAAGCGCGGGAGAGAGCATTGTTGGAGGCATTGCATCGCTTTGGCATGACCGAGGAAGGTTGTATCCAGGCATGGTTCTCTTTACCCCATTCCATGCGCATATTCTATGTTCACGCATATACCAGCAAAATTTGGAATGAGGCAGTATCTTACAGACTTGCAACCTATGGAGCAAGAGTAGTGGAGGGTGATTTGGTCTGTTTGGATGAAGATATTGATGACGAGAATTTCCCAAATAGTAAA GTTCACCTGGTAACTGAAGAGGAGGGATCAGCTAATATGTATGCAATACATCAG GTGGTTCTTCCAATACTTGGATACAATATTCAGTATCCAAAGAACAAGGTAGGGCAGTGGTACCATGACATACTTAGCAGAGATGGACTACAGACATGTAGGTTTAAAGTACCTACTCTGAAACTGAATGTACCAGGATGCTATAGACAGATTTTGAAACATCCCCGTAATCTCTCATACCAACTAATGGAAGATCATGACATTGATGTCAAAATGAAAGGTTCCCACATTGATGAAACagctttgtctcttttgatctcttTTGATCTTGATGCTTCATGCTATGCTACCGTTTGTCTGAAGGAAATAATGAAGCATGACGTTTTAAACTGA
- the PUS7L gene encoding pseudouridylate synthase PUS7L isoform X3: protein MLSTEPRHYYRRMEEDTDYRIRFSSLCFFNDHIGFHGTIKSSPSDFIVIEIDEQGQLVNKTINEPIFKISEIQPEPNNFPKKTKLDLQNLSFEDGRNQEVNTLVKYTDGDQNHPSGSEKEDTISDGTSKCEEKADVLSSFLDEKTHELLNNFACDIKEKWLSETELIGLPLEFSIGRILDKNQRASLHSAIRQKFPFLITVGKNSEIVVKPNLEYKELCHLVSEEEAFNFFKYLDAKKENSKFTFKPDANKDHRKAVHHFVNKKFGNLVETKSFSEMNCSTGNPNVVITVRFREKAHRRGKRPLPECQEGNVIYTAFTLRKENLEMFEAIGFLAIKLGVIPSDFSYAGLKDKKAITYQAMVVRKVTPERLKNIEKEIEKKRMNVFNIRSVDDSLRLGQLKGNHFDIVIRNLKKQINDSANLRERIMEAIENVKKKGFVNYYGPQRFGKGRKVHTDQIGLALLKNEMMKAIKLFLTPEDLDDPVNRAKKYFLQTEDAKGTLSLMPEFKARERALLEALHRFGMTEEGCIQAWFSLPHSMRIFYVHAYTSKIWNEAVSYRLATYGARVVEGDLVCLDEDIDDENFPNSKVHLVTEEEGSANMYAIHQVVLPILGYNIQYPKNKERSGPDGFNGWFY from the exons ATGCTTTCCACTGAACCGAG gcaTTATTATAGAAGAATGGAAGAAGATACAGATTATAGAATCAGATTTagttctttgtgtttctttaatgATCATATTGGATTTCATGGCACTATAAAAAGCTCACCAAGTGACTTTATTGTTATTGAAATTGATGAACAGGGACAATTAGTTAATAAGACCATCAATGAGCCTATTTTCAAGATTAGTGAAATACAACCTGAGCCAAATAATtttcccaaaaaaacaaaactagatcTTCAAAATCTGtcctttgaagatggaagaaaccAAGAAGTTAATACTTTGGTTAAGTACACTGATGGTGACCAAAATCATCCGTCTGGTTCAGAAAAGGAAGATACTATCAGTGATGGAACTTCCAAATGTGAAGAAAAAGCTGATGTTTTAAGCTCCTTTTTAGATGAAAAAACTCATGAGTTACTGAATAATTTTGCCTGTGATATAAAAGAGAAGTGGCTTTCTGAAACAGAGCTAATTGGACTACCTCTTGAATTCTCAATAGGCAGAATCCTTGACAAAAACCAGAGGGCTAGTTTACATAGTGCCATTAGgcagaaatttccatttttaataactGTAGGAAAAAACAGTGAAATTGTTGTAAAACCAAATCTTGAGTATAAAGAACTTTGTCATTTGGTATCTGAAGAGGAAGCATTTAACTTTTTTAAGTATTTGGATGCgaagaaagaaaattccaaatTTACCTTTAAACCTGATGCAAACAAAGACCACAGAAAAGCTGTCCACCATTTTGTCAACAAAAAGTTCGGAAACCTTGTGGAAACCAAAtctttttctgagatgaattGCAGTACTGGTAATCCGAATGTGGTGATAACAGTAAGATTTCGGGAAAAAGCACACAGGCGTGGGAAAAGGCCTCTTCCTGAATGCCAAGAAGGAAATGTTATTTATACag cttTTACCCTACGAAAGGAAAACCTGGAAATGTTTGAAGCAATTGGTTTTTTAGCTATCAAACTTGGTGTTATTCCTTCGGATTTTAGTTATGCAGGCCTTAAAGACAAGAAAGCCATCACCTATCAAGCAATGGTTGTTAGAAAAGTGACTCCAGAGAG gttgaaaaatattgaaaaagaaattgaaaagaaaagaatgaatgtcTTTAATATTCGGTCTGTAGATGATTCCCTGAGACTTGGTCAGCTCAAAGGAAATCACTTTGATATTGtgattagaaatttaaaaaaacaaataaatgattcTGCAAACCTGAGAGAGAGAATTATGGAAGCAATAGAAAATGTTAAG AAAAAAGGCTTTGTGAATTACTATGGACCACAGAGAtttgggaagggaaggaaagttCACACAGACCAAATTGGACTAGCTTTGCTGAAGAATGAAATG ATGAAAGCCATAAAATTGTTTCTTACACCAGAAGACTTGGATGATCCTGTAAATAGAGCAAAGAAGTATTTTCTTCAAACTG AGGATGCTAAAGGCACGCTTTCCTTAATGCCTGAATTCAAAGCGCGGGAGAGAGCATTGTTGGAGGCATTGCATCGCTTTGGCATGACCGAGGAAGGTTGTATCCAGGCATGGTTCTCTTTACCCCATTCCATGCGCATATTCTATGTTCACGCATATACCAGCAAAATTTGGAATGAGGCAGTATCTTACAGACTTGCAACCTATGGAGCAAGAGTAGTGGAGGGTGATTTGGTCTGTTTGGATGAAGATATTGATGACGAGAATTTCCCAAATAGTAAA GTTCACCTGGTAACTGAAGAGGAGGGATCAGCTAATATGTATGCAATACATCAG GTGGTTCTTCCAATACTTGGATACAATATTCAGTATCCAAAGAACAAG